TACCTACCCCGAACTGGCAGGTCATATTGCGCTAAGGCCCAGTGCGCTTTGCCCGAGCGCCCTATGCCGAGGGCCCCGTTTCGCGTGGGTTAACGCCCACGAGTTCGAACAGCTCTTCGCGCGAGTGAAGGCCCATCTTCTGGTAAATGTGCTTGATATGGGTCTTCACCGTGCTCTTCGCCACATAGAGCTCATCTTCTATCGCCGCGGGCTTCTTTCCCATGCAGAGTAGGAGCAAAATCTCCTCTTCGCGGGTGGTGAGGTCGTACTGTTTCGCGAGCTCGCGACATTTCATGCCGATGCGGTTCTTCTCGAGGTACTCTTCGCGGTTCTTGTCGAGCGGTTGCTTCAAAAGGACGCCCCAGGGCGAGGAAAGCTGCCGCTCGGAGAAGAAAAACCTCGTCACGACGGTGATGATGATGGCGATGATGACGGTGGTCGGTACGAAGGCGGCACTTTGGGGCGTGTCGGCTATCCAGATGAACTGGCTCGCTCCGATTCCGGCCTGAACCGCGATCAGGCGCACGGCTCGCTCGATACCGAAGATCCAGAGCGCGCACACGCCGTAGCGGTAGGAGAGGTTGCTGAGGATCACCACGATCAGAATGGTATAAAGCGTGTAGCTTGTCACGGCACTCACGTCGGTGAGCCAGGAGCCGCCGGGAAACAGCAGTCCGAACGGCACGAGCGAAAGCAGCATGAGCGGCATCGCGGACTTCCATATAAGCGAGAAATTGAACGTTTCCCTTCGCAGCATGATGCCTAAATACACGAACAGAGCTGCAAACAGATCGCCTTCGCCGGCGCTGTAGCTCAAGTAACCGTGGAAGATGCTTTCATGCAGCCCGAACGCGAACGAGTACAGGCATACGACGAGGATCGGTTTCCAGGGAAACGAGAACTTTCCCCAGCTTGCGTGGGGGTATTCGTCTTCGGGAAGCGTTTTGTACGAACGCCACAAGCAGCCGAGGGAGACGACGGGCACGATGCAGGTTCCCGCCCACAGCCAATAGAACGAGAGCCCCTTGAAAATCCAGAGGATGAACACGCTCACGATGATGCCCGCCGAATAGTACAATGCCACGCGAAGCGGGTTGATGCAGCCATAAAATTCCGACCAGAGCATGAGGATGAGCCCGACGCCCAACGCGCCGAGGAAGAGCGCCGGGGTGGTGAGCGCAGGCGCGAGTTCGGGGTGGAGCACGGTGTAGAACCGCATGCACGCGCACGCTATCATGAGCAGTCCCGTGATGGGGAAGATAAACGGTTTCTTGCACAGCGGAACGATCCAGCGCGAAAGCGCGGCAAGGCATACAAGGAACACGGCGGTCACGATATCGAAGTATCCGTATGTGCTGAAATCGACGAGCGGAAACGCTGCGCTATCGTTGACCGTTCCCGTCCATACGCGAAAGATACCCATGCCCAAAAAGCAGAACGGGGTGGGTGGAATCTTATCCCATAGCCTATCGATCAGGCTTTTCGTGCCATCCTGGATCACGCGAACCTCCCTGTATCGCGTAAATCAACTCAAGAGATTATACGGTACGGAGGTTGTTCTAGTAGGCGCGGATAAGAAAATCCCCCCTGTTTTGCCCGAAGGGGGGAGACGCGTTTTCGAAAATCCCCCCGCATCGGACGAGACCGGGCGATGCGCGTGCGAGTGCAGGCTTCTACGATGTGACCATCGGCTTGCGGAATCGAAAGCGGCCGAAGCGACAGCGATCTCAGGAGGGAACCATGAAGGAAATCATTAAGGAAACCATATCGAGGAGAAGCTTTCTCAAAGGGGCGCTTGCGACGGGAACGGTTGTAGCGGGAGCCGGGCTCGTTGGCTGCGCATCGCAAAGCGCGCCGGCGAAAGCGGATGCGCCGAGCGCAGGTGCAGACGCTGATACGGGTGGCCAGATGCAAGGACGGTGGAGCTGGTCGGTTAAACCCGAGCCCATCACCGACATCGCCGAGACAATCGACTGCGACGTGCTCATCATCGGCGCGGGAGCCGCAGGCGTGCCCGCTGCCATGTATGCAGGGCTTGAAGGCATAAGCACGGTCGTCATGCAGAAGGAGGCGTCGGTGCAGACGAACGGTCAGGGCTTCGGCACCTGGAACAACGAATGGGGTACCGAGCAGGGCATCAAGTGGGATATTCCGTCGACCATGCAGGCGTTCGCCGATCTTGCGAACGGTAAGGCGAACCTGACGCTTGTGCGAAACGTGCTCGAGCGCACGGGCGAATGCTCGAAGCTCATCATCGAGAACATCCCCGAACCGCAGGCGTCTCCCGCCATCGTCGACGGATACGTGGCGTACCGCTGGCTCTATGACAACGATATGTCCACCCGCTACAAGGCTTTCGCCGATCTGTATAAGGCGATGGGCGAGAAGGCCGAGGAAAACGGCGTGCAGTTCCTCTTCGATACGCCTGCTGTGCAGCTCGTCGTTGACGAGGCGGGAGCGGTCAAGGGCGCTGTTGGCGAGAAGAAGGGCGGCGGGTACGTGCAGGTGAATGCCTCGAAGGGTGTGGTGCTCTGCACAGGTGACATCTCCGATGACGATGAGATGCTCGAAGCGTACTGTCCCATCATGCTCGATATCCCCACACTGCATGCGGTTCCGTGCAATACGGGAGACGGCCACAAGATGGGGATGTGGGCAGGCGCCAAGATGGATTTGCCGTCGGTTGGTCTCATGATGCACTTCGACCCGAGCCCACTGCCGCAGGGGGCGGCGCCGTTTTCGGCTGTGCCGTGGCTCCACGTGAACATCAACGCCGAGCGGTTTACCAACGAGAACGTCGGCTACCAGCACCTTGCTACCGCGGTGGCGATGCAGCCCGAGCACCGCGCATTCCAGATCATCGATTCGCATCTGCTTGAGCATGCAACCGAATACACGAACGGAGGCCGTCCGGGCGATGCAAAAGCGCTCGAGGCGGGGGTTGAAGCAGGGCAGATCCTCAAGGCCGATACGATCGACGATCTAGCAAAGCAAGCGGGGCTCGATGCGACAAAGCTCAAGGCTACGATCGAGCGCTACAACGAGCTGGTCGACAAGGGGTTCGATGAGGATTTCGGCATGGACAGCAAATTCTTTGTGTTCAACGGCATCAAGGATGCGCCGTTCTACGCCATCGAACGCATGCCCGCAAAGCTTGCGGTGTGCGGCGGCCTTGCATGCGAAGAGCATTGCCAGGTGCTCAACGAGGCAGGCGAGCCCATTGAGGGCTTGTACGCAGCCGGCAACGTGCAGGGCTCGTTCTTCGGCTACGACTATCCCGTGGTCGGATTCGGCGGCTTCTCTCTTTCCCGCGCGGCGACGGGCGGCATTCTCGCCGTCAAGCAGATCATGGGCACGTTCGACGAGCCGATTGCGTAAACGAACCAAGTTCTGCAGATGATGCGGAAGGCCCCGACCGGGGCCTTCCGACGATGCGGGGGAATTCAGGTTATCGTAACCGATGAAGCTTCCGATCAGGAAACCTTGCTTCTATCATGGATTACACGAGCCGCGATAGCTTGGGCTACCGCTTTTCTCCGTCTACCAAGTCTATTAGCTCCTGATGGCTCGAGACACCGAGCTTCTGGTAAATGTGTTTCACATGCGCCTTCACCGTATTGTTCGTAATGAACAGCTCCTTCTGTATGAAGGCGCTGTTGCGTCCTCGGGCCAAGTGCGCTGCGAGCCGTCCTTCTCGGGCAGACCCGCAGTGCATCGGCGTTCTTACGCCTCGAACAGCACGGCACCCGACGTGAAGCCGCCGCCGAAAGCGACGAGGACTACCTTATCGCCAGGGCGGATGCGGCCTTCGGCGTACGCATCGGCGAGCGCCATGGGTACGCTCGCTGCTGACGAGTTGCCGGTGTTTTCGATGGACAGTTGGAAGAAGTCCATCGGCTTGCCGAGTTTCTTTGCGGCGTACTTGATGATGCGCTCGTTTGCCTGATGCGGCACGACGCAGGCGATGTCGTCAAGCGAAAGGTTTGCGCGCTGGAGCGTTTGGTGAACGGCTACCGTCATTGCTTCGGCTGCGAATTTGAACACCTTCTGACCGCTCATGTAAAGCGTCTGCCGCGGCCTACCTGCTTCGACGAGTTCGGTTATGCCCAGCTCGGCATCGGTTCGCGCAAGTCCGGGATCGTCGGATCGGGCGGCTGTGTGCGATATGCCGTTTTCGTCGAAAGGTTGCGGTGCATCGAAGGACATGGCGCAGGTGAGAGCATTGGTCGCATCGTCTTCGTTAACGATATAGCTGCTGATGATTCCGGGGCGCGCATCGTCCCACTCCAGAACGGCAGCGCCGGCACCATCGCCGAACAAGACGCATGTGTTGCGGTCGGACCAGTTTGTGAGGCGGGTGAGGCGTTCGGATCCTACCACGAGTGCACGACGCACGGGGTTGCGCCCCGCAGCGCCCGCGGTGGATGGAGCCGAGGCGGCCATCATGTTTTCGGCTACGGTGAGTCCGTACACGAATCCGGAGCATGCGGCGTTCAGATCGAACGCTACGGCTCGGGTGAGCCCCAACCGACGGCGCAACAACCCAGCTGCAGAGGGCACTACCGCATCGGGCGTGACCGTGGCGCATACGATCAGGTCGATGTCTGCCGCATCGATACGGCACTCCGCAAATCCGCCACACATCCAACCGAGCGCTCGGCGTGCAGCGGCCTCGCCGAGATCGGCGTTGGATTCGCTCACGGCGATATGGCGGCTTTTGATGCCGGTACGGGTGGTTATCCACTCGTCGTTGGTGTCTACGAGAGCGCGCAGCTCGTCGTTTCGGACCTCTAGCGCAGGGAGGGATTTGCCACAGCCGATGATCGCGCAACCCATGATGCTCCGTTCTTCTGCCCGCTCAATTGAGCGCCGTAATAATACTTTGATAGTCAAACTAAATTGATTATAGCATGGAGGATCGAGTCGACGAGCGAGAGGGGTGGTCTGCAGAATTTCTCGATTTACCCGTTGGCGACTGAGGGATTTTTTCGTATACTAGCGGTCGAGCCGCACGGAGTTGTTGGCTCCGCACGGCTCTCGGATCGCCTCGGCGGTTCGGATCTAGTTATGGGGCTCCTTGTCTTTCTTGGACGGGAGCCTGTCCATTATGGCGAGTATTACTGTGACCAGCAACTCGACCATCCGCAGGACAAAACTCGCATAGAGGAAGCGTGCGACGCTCTCGTCAAACAACGAAGGGCAGCATCCGCGATGGATGCTGCCTTTTGTGCAGACGTGCGTGCTAGGTTCGCCTTATCCTGCCAGATACGTCTTTGCGTTCTGGGCGGCTTCACGGCCGGAATTGACCTGGTTGCCGAAGGCAGTGCCGGGCATGTTGATCGTGTACACGTGGCGGTAGTTCATGTTGCCGTCGTTGCCGATCGCATACAGGCCGGGAATCGGGTCATGGTTGTCGTCGAGCACCCGGCGCTCGATGTCAGTCGTGACGCCGCCGCACTCGAAGAAGTAGCTGTAGCCGAGCTTGGCCATGTAGAACGGACCGGTTTCGATGGCGATCATATCTTCGGGGGATTTGCCGAGATCCTCGTCGGTGCCCAGTTCGCAGAGCTCGTTGTAGCGGTCGACCGTCGCCATGAACGCGTCTTTATCGAGATCGA
Above is a genomic segment from Raoultibacter phocaeensis containing:
- a CDS encoding helix-turn-helix transcriptional regulator; this translates as MIQDGTKSLIDRLWDKIPPTPFCFLGMGIFRVWTGTVNDSAAFPLVDFSTYGYFDIVTAVFLVCLAALSRWIVPLCKKPFIFPITGLLMIACACMRFYTVLHPELAPALTTPALFLGALGVGLILMLWSEFYGCINPLRVALYYSAGIIVSVFILWIFKGLSFYWLWAGTCIVPVVSLGCLWRSYKTLPEDEYPHASWGKFSFPWKPILVVCLYSFAFGLHESIFHGYLSYSAGEGDLFAALFVYLGIMLRRETFNFSLIWKSAMPLMLLSLVPFGLLFPGGSWLTDVSAVTSYTLYTILIVVILSNLSYRYGVCALWIFGIERAVRLIAVQAGIGASQFIWIADTPQSAAFVPTTVIIAIIITVVTRFFFSERQLSSPWGVLLKQPLDKNREEYLEKNRIGMKCRELAKQYDLTTREEEILLLLCMGKKPAAIEDELYVAKSTVKTHIKHIYQKMGLHSREELFELVGVNPRETGPSA
- a CDS encoding FAD-binding protein, with amino-acid sequence MKEIIKETISRRSFLKGALATGTVVAGAGLVGCASQSAPAKADAPSAGADADTGGQMQGRWSWSVKPEPITDIAETIDCDVLIIGAGAAGVPAAMYAGLEGISTVVMQKEASVQTNGQGFGTWNNEWGTEQGIKWDIPSTMQAFADLANGKANLTLVRNVLERTGECSKLIIENIPEPQASPAIVDGYVAYRWLYDNDMSTRYKAFADLYKAMGEKAEENGVQFLFDTPAVQLVVDEAGAVKGAVGEKKGGGYVQVNASKGVVLCTGDISDDDEMLEAYCPIMLDIPTLHAVPCNTGDGHKMGMWAGAKMDLPSVGLMMHFDPSPLPQGAAPFSAVPWLHVNINAERFTNENVGYQHLATAVAMQPEHRAFQIIDSHLLEHATEYTNGGRPGDAKALEAGVEAGQILKADTIDDLAKQAGLDATKLKATIERYNELVDKGFDEDFGMDSKFFVFNGIKDAPFYAIERMPAKLAVCGGLACEEHCQVLNEAGEPIEGLYAAGNVQGSFFGYDYPVVGFGGFSLSRAATGGILAVKQIMGTFDEPIA
- a CDS encoding response regulator transcription factor — its product is MHCGSAREGRLAAHLARGRNSAFIQKELFITNNTVKAHVKHIYQKLGVSSHQELIDLVDGEKR
- a CDS encoding beta-ketoacyl-ACP synthase 3 — protein: MGCAIIGCGKSLPALEVRNDELRALVDTNDEWITTRTGIKSRHIAVSESNADLGEAAARRALGWMCGGFAECRIDAADIDLIVCATVTPDAVVPSAAGLLRRRLGLTRAVAFDLNAACSGFVYGLTVAENMMAASAPSTAGAAGRNPVRRALVVGSERLTRLTNWSDRNTCVLFGDGAGAAVLEWDDARPGIISSYIVNEDDATNALTCAMSFDAPQPFDENGISHTAARSDDPGLARTDAELGITELVEAGRPRQTLYMSGQKVFKFAAEAMTVAVHQTLQRANLSLDDIACVVPHQANERIIKYAAKKLGKPMDFFQLSIENTGNSSAASVPMALADAYAEGRIRPGDKVVLVAFGGGFTSGAVLFEA